From a single Miscanthus floridulus cultivar M001 chromosome 8, ASM1932011v1, whole genome shotgun sequence genomic region:
- the LOC136475300 gene encoding uncharacterized protein gives MLNALDQARGALREIVIPTTQILVARSRDKSQFLREQKAERDRLSEEARLRADLAAQLATVQEREAQARQDAEEAHGMFEDLSARSKLDGEEIARLKKERDELLQRNAAANEKAGEVLKELEMERDLRRKAESRATALQQKVDEDVEVVRSLRAKLDDAVKGKLSAENIATKLEKEAAYTRRALQVESDEHDLLQAAVGVVLNALNVTEPVETSPLAARVGGITARVGQLEESAFHAGITQAFTVAHAHYEKEINLKVMSEGFPSTYEDEELEEMEKMVAPLAKNLADNLKEMVLPSRE, from the exons atgctgaacgccctggaccaggccagaggagccctccgtgagatcgttatccctaccactcag attcttgttgctcgtagccgggataaatcccaattcctccgcgaacagaaggcggagagggatcgcctttccgaggaggcccggctgcgagcagacttggccgcccagcttgctactgtccaggagcgggaggcccaggcgcgtcaggatgcggaggaggcgcacgggatgttcgaggacctgtcggcgaggtctaagctggatggagaggagattgccaggctcaaaaaagagcgagacgagctgctgcagaggaatgccgcggccaatgagaaggccggcgaagtcctgaaggagctggagatggagcgggacctccggcggaaggccgagagtagggccacagcccttcagcaaaaggtggacgaggacgtcgaggtggtccgctctctccgggcgaagctcgatgacgcggtgaaaggaaagttgagtgctgagaacatcgccaccaagctggagaaagaggctgcctatacgcgaagggcccttcaggttgagagcgatgagcacgatcttctacaagctgcggtcggggtggtccttaacgccctgaatgtgacggagccggtggagaccagcccgctcgcggcccgtgtcggaggtatcacggctcgggtgggccaacttgaggagagtgcctttcacgccgggattacccaggccttcaccgtcgcccacgcccattatgagaaggaaataaacctgaaggtgatgagcgaaggctttccgtccacctacgaggatgaagagctggaggaaatggagaagatggtcgctccccttgcgaagaacctggcagacaatctgaaagaaatggttctcccttcgcgggagtaa